In uncultured Fibrobacter sp., the sequence GCCCGGTGAATCGCACCGTCGACACCGCCGCCACCCAGCAGAGAACAATTCGCCGCATTCACGATGGCATCCACCGCAAGCTTCGTGATGTCTCCCTGGACAACTTCAATTTCTATCATGACACCTCCATTAGACCCAAATTCCCAACCCGGTAGTAAATATATCAATAAAGTTTCACGTGAAACATGATAGTGTTCGACAATCCACCTACGGTTTGAATTGTTCAAGACGCAATGCCAGAGGCATCCCCTCGATAGGTTCACGCGAGGCCCTCTTCTCGAATTCCAAGATTACCTGGCAGACTGGGGAACCATCCCTTTCCAGACTGTAGCCGAAACAGTTATCTTCCAGTCCGTATTCATGACACTTCAAAACATCCCCGACAAAACATTCCTGCATGAACTTCACCCGGATTCTCCGTACGGCATCTTCGAAACCGGAACTCTCCATATGGCAGGCCACTGCCAAATCCAGGTACGTCCTGTTGTTCATGTGGTGGTTAAAGTCGATATCGTTCATGCCCACACGATGCTCGAGTGTGTTCATCAATTTTTCAGATGCCTGCCATTCGAACTTCCGATGTTCTCCGACGGCAAGTTCCTCGATGATGTCAACCTTACCGTCAAGGATCCGGGTATCGGCAGGGCGCTTTCTGTTCTTGTCCAAGACAATCCAGCAACAATTCCCCCTGGCAAAAACCCGGCCACCGTAACTCATGGTGAAGTCGCAATAAATCTTTATCCTGGACTTTTCCGAAATCCAAAGTTCAACATCAAAGCGTTCGGACCATGGGGGGAGTTCTCCATCTATCCGCATATCAATTTCGGAAATGACCCAGTACAAACCCTGAGCCCGAATATCGAAAGCAGCAAGAAATCGACTACCCAGGTAACGGGCGAAACTGTCCTCGTAATATGCCAAAGCGGCCATCGGCAACATCCGGTAATCTAGGTCCATATCGCGACCGGCCACCATATAGCTATGTGAAAACTTCTGCATAAAAATATCCTGCCCATAATTTAACATTTTTTTTGAGGACATAACAAACAAATTATCTATATTG encodes:
- a CDS encoding acyl-ACP thioesterase domain-containing protein, encoding MQKFSHSYMVAGRDMDLDYRMLPMAALAYYEDSFARYLGSRFLAAFDIRAQGLYWVISEIDMRIDGELPPWSERFDVELWISEKSRIKIYCDFTMSYGGRVFARGNCCWIVLDKNRKRPADTRILDGKVDIIEELAVGEHRKFEWQASEKLMNTLEHRVGMNDIDFNHHMNNRTYLDLAVACHMESSGFEDAVRRIRVKFMQECFVGDVLKCHEYGLEDNCFGYSLERDGSPVCQVILEFEKRASREPIEGMPLALRLEQFKP